The window GCTCTTGGGGCTAATGCTGGCTTTCTCGGCGTCAGGCTGTTCAAGCAACAACAATGCCGGTGGCAATGCCAACGAAAATAAGGGGAACAGCAATACGCCGGCTGCAACAGCGGAGGCTTCCACAGAACCTACAGCCGCAGCCGTATCGGCAGATGAGCCGGGCTGGAAAAGCGACACTTCACCAATTACCTTCGACTGGTATCTGAATTTCTCCTGGTTTCCTAATAAATGGGGTGTAGATCCTACTTCGCAATATGTAACGAAAAAGACCGGCGTTAACATTAACTTTATCGTGCCAGCCGGCAATGAGAATGAAAAGCTGAACACCATGATTGCTTCCGGACAGCTGCCTGACTTCATTACACTCGGCTTCTGGGAAGATGCCATCAAGAAAATGATTGAAGGCGACATGGTGCTTCCGCTCAACAAGCTGGCGGATGAATATGATCCGTACTTCTACAAGGTTTCCGATAAAGATAAGCTCGGCTGGTATACTCAGGAGGACGGCAATGTATATGGCTATCCTAACTCTTCTTCTTCACCGGCAGACTATGAAAAATACGGTGCGAACTATGTATCCAACCAGACCTTCGTAGTCCGCAAGGATATTTATGAAGCTATTGGCAGCCCGGATATGCGTACACCGGAAGGCTTCCTGAACGCACTGAAAATGGCTCAGGAGAAATTCCCGGAAGTGAACGGCCAGCCGCTGATTCCACTCGGTTTGCATGAGTTCACAGAGAACGGTAATGACTCCCTGGAAGGCTACCTGCAGAACTTCCTGGCGATCCCATGGCAAAAAGACGGAAAGGTGTATGAACGCGAAACCGATCCTGAATTTGTCCGCTGGATGAAGACACTCCGCCAGGCGAATGAAGACGGTCTGCTAGCCAAAGACATCTTTATCGACAAACGTGCACAAATGGAAGAAAAAATCGCGCAAGGCCGGTATTTTGCAATGCTGTACCAACGTACTGACTTTGCCTCCCAGCTCGGTACGATTTTCCAGAAGAATCCTGAACAGACCTATATTGCTGTAGACGGACCTTCCAATGCGGCGCTGGATCAGCCGACACTGAACGGCCCTGGGATCTCCGGCTGGACCGTCACGCTGATCTCCAAGAATGTAAAAGATAAAGCACGCGCGATCAAATTCCTCAGCTATCTGAACAGTGAGGAAGGAAATAAAGACTTGTATCTGGGCGAAAAAGGCGTCAGCTATGATACAATTGACGGGAAGGACCAATTTCTTCCTGAGGCATTTGCTCTGATGAACAGTGACCGTGCGGCATTTGATAAGAAATACGGATCTTCCTTCACTTTCTGGATGATGCAGAACACGAATATTACCGATCAATGGGCGCCTAAATCGGTAGAACCGTTCAAACAGCTGGAAGACTGGACACGCGGTAAAGCGATCAACACCTCCGAGTTCCAGTTGATTGACCCTACCGGCAACTCACCGGAAGGTATTATCGCTACCAAGCTGAAGAACCTTCGCGGTAAAACGTTCCCGAAACTGCTGATGGCCTCCTCTGATGCCGAATTCGACAAGATCTGGAGTGAATATCTCGCGAAGAAAGACAAGGAAGGCTTTGCTACCTTCGATGCATACAGACAGAATAAATATCAGGAAAACAAAAAGAAACTCGGCATGGAATAGTATAGATTAAGCCCAATTGCCCGCTGACCGCGGGCTTTTGGGTTGTTTTCTTCTATATATGTAATTGCAGGACCGATGCAATAACGGGAGAGTGTGTATGCGTAAACGGACAAGAGAGCTTTGGAATTCTTTCAGCTACTGGTGGGGGCGCAGATCGCTGCAGAGCAGGCTGGTCGCCGCGTATATTTTTATCATCCTCGGCCCGAGTCTGCTCGTCTCCGTGTATTCCTTCAGGACGATCAACAATACGTATGTCCGTGATGCTGTGGACAAGAACAACTACCTCCTGCAGATGGAGAAGCTGCATATCGTCAATCAGATTGAAGTGATGGAGCGGGCGGCCCAGATGGCCGATTCTGATAAAGTGGTTCAGAATTATCTGATGAATGAAGTCGATCCTCCGCTGGGCGAGCTAATTGATTTTAATAATACGACATACATGACTTTAAACCGCATCCAGGTCATTAATCCGAGTATTGAGCATCTGCGCCTATATTCTCCAAGTCTCAATATGTATGAAATCTGGCCGATTATTTTTCGCGAAAGCCGGGTTTCGGCTGAACCCTGGTTCCAGAAGGCTCTTGAGCTGGGGGAGCGGGAGATGTGGATATTCCAGAATAATGATCCGGATCTCATGGAGCGTTCTACGAATCCGATGACAGAGGAGCAGCCAAAAGTATCTTTGATAAGGGAAATCAATGTTCCGGCCGGTCACCATATAGGGATGATTCAAGTCGATATGATGCTGAATAACTTCACCCCCAAAACCTATACAGATGTGCGGGACAATCAGTCGCAGATGTTCATTGCAGACAGCGAGCTGCGGCTGTTTACACGTACAGACCATTCGTTCACCGAGAATAGTCCGCAGCTGGAGAGCGCCATTGCTGAGCGGCTGAAGATCTATCAGAAGACCGGTGAGTGGAATATTGACTATAAAGAGGGCGGGAAATCCTTTCTGCTGATTCATGCACCACTGGACCGGATCGGTGCCTCGCTGCTTAATGTCGTATCTATGGAAGATGTAATGAAGCGTATCTCTCATACCCGCAACCTGCTGATCGGCGCCAACATCGGCTTTATTTTTCTGCTAACCGCTATTGCTTATGTAATGAATGCATTTATCCTGAAAAATCTGCGCCGTTTAACCGAAACGATGAAGAAGGTGCGCAAGGGAGAGACTTACACAGGGATCACGATCCGCGGAGGCGGAGAGGTGGGAGAGCTGGCGCATCATTTCTCCAAGCTGATGAATACCATTAATACCCTGGTGGCTCAGGCTGTCTACAAGCAGGCGCTTTCGAAGGAAGCCGAGCTGCGCACACTGCATAACCAGATTGATGCCCATTTTCTGTACAATACGCTGGAGAATATCAAGATGCTTGCGGAGATTGAGGACCAGCGGACCATCTCGGATGCCTTGACCTGGCTGGGCGGCATGATGCGTTATAACTTCAAATGGTCCGGCGAATATGTGAAGCTGCGGGATGAAATCCGCCATATTCAAAATTATATCGAAATTATGAATATCCGCTTTGAACACCCCATCCGTCTGGAGTTGAATATAGAGAATGCTTACCTGGAAGTGGAAGTACTGAAAATGTCGCTGCAGCCGATCGTTGAGAACAGTGTGAAGCATGCCTGGACTACCGGCGGAGAGGAGCTCACCGGCCGCACCATCCGTATCGATGTGACAGAAGCAGAGGGAGATCTGTTTATCCTGATCCGTGATAATGGCCTGGGGCTAACACCGGAACGGCTGGCCGCTCTGCATGAGGCGATTTACGCCAGGGAAGAGGAAAGTCAGGAGTTCTCCGGTTCCGGAACCGGGGGCTATA of the Paenibacillus pedocola genome contains:
- a CDS encoding extracellular solute-binding protein, translating into MGMKRKPKSMVLLLLGLMLAFSASGCSSNNNAGGNANENKGNSNTPAATAEASTEPTAAAVSADEPGWKSDTSPITFDWYLNFSWFPNKWGVDPTSQYVTKKTGVNINFIVPAGNENEKLNTMIASGQLPDFITLGFWEDAIKKMIEGDMVLPLNKLADEYDPYFYKVSDKDKLGWYTQEDGNVYGYPNSSSSPADYEKYGANYVSNQTFVVRKDIYEAIGSPDMRTPEGFLNALKMAQEKFPEVNGQPLIPLGLHEFTENGNDSLEGYLQNFLAIPWQKDGKVYERETDPEFVRWMKTLRQANEDGLLAKDIFIDKRAQMEEKIAQGRYFAMLYQRTDFASQLGTIFQKNPEQTYIAVDGPSNAALDQPTLNGPGISGWTVTLISKNVKDKARAIKFLSYLNSEEGNKDLYLGEKGVSYDTIDGKDQFLPEAFALMNSDRAAFDKKYGSSFTFWMMQNTNITDQWAPKSVEPFKQLEDWTRGKAINTSEFQLIDPTGNSPEGIIATKLKNLRGKTFPKLLMASSDAEFDKIWSEYLAKKDKEGFATFDAYRQNKYQENKKKLGME
- a CDS encoding cache domain-containing sensor histidine kinase, whose protein sequence is MRKRTRELWNSFSYWWGRRSLQSRLVAAYIFIILGPSLLVSVYSFRTINNTYVRDAVDKNNYLLQMEKLHIVNQIEVMERAAQMADSDKVVQNYLMNEVDPPLGELIDFNNTTYMTLNRIQVINPSIEHLRLYSPSLNMYEIWPIIFRESRVSAEPWFQKALELGEREMWIFQNNDPDLMERSTNPMTEEQPKVSLIREINVPAGHHIGMIQVDMMLNNFTPKTYTDVRDNQSQMFIADSELRLFTRTDHSFTENSPQLESAIAERLKIYQKTGEWNIDYKEGGKSFLLIHAPLDRIGASLLNVVSMEDVMKRISHTRNLLIGANIGFIFLLTAIAYVMNAFILKNLRRLTETMKKVRKGETYTGITIRGGGEVGELAHHFSKLMNTINTLVAQAVYKQALSKEAELRTLHNQIDAHFLYNTLENIKMLAEIEDQRTISDALTWLGGMMRYNFKWSGEYVKLRDEIRHIQNYIEIMNIRFEHPIRLELNIENAYLEVEVLKMSLQPIVENSVKHAWTTGGEELTGRTIRIDVTEAEGDLFILIRDNGLGLTPERLAALHEAIYAREEESQEFSGSGTGGYKAGGIGLRNVHQRLQLFYGEAYGLELQSEPGQWTTVFMTLPKVLLTGDKSS